A genomic stretch from Chitinophaga agri includes:
- a CDS encoding lactate utilization protein B — MEHKHQEHAALADTFNANEPRVNWHDETLWWVRQKRDRMAWSLPEWEELREAASRIKHNVLGNLHDYLLEFEKNAVANGAVVHWAADAAEHNKIVLQLLQEQGVKRMVKSKSMLTEECHLNPYLAEHGIEVVDTDLGERIVQLAKEPPSHIVLPCIHKKKEEIGELFHEHLGTPAGNADPKFLTAAARQHLRKEFIQSRVAITGVNFAVAETGEMVVCTNEGNADMGAHLADVHIACMGLEKIIPQRKHLGVFLRLLARSATGQPITTYSSHFRKPKAGQQLHIVLVDNGRSRQLGREDFRNSLKCIRCGACMNTCPVYRRSGGHSYHNAIAGPIGSILAPNLDMKEYADLPFASTLCGSCSNVCPVKIDIHQQLYKWRQVITKEGYTGKTKAAGMHAMNIVLSKPGLYKTAGGVGRWVMRTFPAVVNNGMNPWYKQREMPAPPKDSFADWYKKNRK; from the coding sequence ATGGAACATAAACATCAGGAACACGCCGCTCTTGCAGATACCTTTAACGCCAACGAACCCCGCGTGAACTGGCATGACGAAACCCTCTGGTGGGTACGTCAGAAACGCGACCGTATGGCCTGGAGTCTTCCGGAGTGGGAGGAACTGAGAGAAGCGGCTTCCCGTATCAAGCATAATGTGCTGGGTAACCTGCATGACTATCTGCTGGAGTTTGAAAAGAACGCTGTGGCCAATGGTGCAGTGGTGCACTGGGCGGCAGATGCAGCCGAACATAACAAGATCGTACTGCAGCTGTTACAGGAGCAGGGCGTGAAACGGATGGTGAAGAGCAAATCCATGCTAACCGAAGAATGTCATCTGAATCCTTACCTGGCAGAACATGGTATTGAAGTGGTGGACACCGACCTGGGCGAGCGTATCGTACAGCTGGCCAAGGAACCTCCCAGTCATATCGTGCTGCCCTGTATCCATAAAAAGAAAGAGGAGATAGGAGAGCTGTTCCATGAACATCTTGGCACGCCTGCGGGTAACGCCGATCCCAAATTCCTTACCGCGGCTGCCCGCCAGCACCTGAGAAAAGAGTTTATCCAGTCAAGGGTGGCGATCACCGGTGTGAATTTCGCGGTAGCAGAGACAGGTGAGATGGTAGTTTGTACCAACGAAGGGAATGCCGATATGGGTGCACATCTGGCAGATGTACACATTGCCTGTATGGGACTCGAAAAGATCATCCCGCAGCGTAAACACCTCGGGGTATTCCTGCGTCTCCTGGCGAGAAGTGCTACGGGGCAACCCATTACCACTTACAGCAGCCATTTCCGCAAACCTAAAGCCGGACAACAGTTACATATTGTACTCGTAGATAACGGTCGTAGCCGTCAGCTGGGCAGGGAAGATTTCCGCAACTCACTGAAATGTATCCGTTGCGGGGCCTGTATGAATACCTGTCCTGTATACCGCCGGAGCGGAGGCCATAGCTATCATAATGCTATCGCAGGACCTATCGGCTCTATCCTGGCGCCTAACCTGGACATGAAGGAATATGCCGATCTCCCTTTTGCTTCAACCTTATGTGGCTCCTGCTCAAATGTATGTCCGGTAAAGATCGACATCCATCAGCAGCTCTATAAATGGCGGCAGGTGATCACCAAGGAAGGATATACCGGGAAAACCAAGGCTGCCGGTATGCATGCCATGAATATAGTCTTGTCTAAACCAGGATTGTATAAAACTGCTGGTGGTGTAGGCCGCTGGGTCATGCGTACTTTCCCTGCTGTGGTGAATAATGGCATGAATCCCTGGTACAAACAGCGCGAAATGCCTGCGCCTCCGAAAGACTCATTTGCCGACTGGTACAAGAAGAACAGGAAGTAA
- a CDS encoding TIM barrel protein, producing MNIEKFQIAAFNDSHIQAHARNFEHIAENVSDIQDIIQKLQDFQVAIPSWALGTGGTRFGRFSGGGEPRNIEEKITDVGLLHALNRSSGAISLHIPWDIPENAASIRALAAQHDIRFDAVNSNTFQDQPDQQFSYKYGSLHHTDKGVRRQAVEHNIEVIRYGVELGSSALSLWLADGSCFPGQLNFRGAFKRTLDSLQEIYAALPDAWKLFIEYKAFEPNFYSTTIGDWGQSLLFANKLGPKAFTLVDLGHHLPNANIEQIVSLLLMEGKLAGFHFNDSKYGDDDLTVGSINPYQLFLIFNELVEGMDARGMNHATDLGWMIDASHNVKDPLEDLLQSVEAIMIAYAQALLVDTKALQAAQLNNDAVAAQEILQAAYRTDVRPLVAQARLLSGGVLQPVAFYREHKVREGLIKERGLKTVATGL from the coding sequence ATGAATATAGAAAAATTCCAGATCGCTGCTTTCAACGATTCCCACATACAGGCGCATGCGCGCAACTTTGAGCATATTGCGGAAAATGTTTCTGACATCCAGGATATTATCCAGAAGCTGCAGGATTTTCAGGTAGCGATCCCGAGCTGGGCGCTGGGTACGGGCGGCACGCGTTTCGGCCGTTTTTCCGGTGGTGGAGAGCCCCGTAATATCGAAGAAAAGATCACAGACGTTGGTTTGCTGCACGCCCTCAACAGGAGCAGCGGCGCTATTTCTCTGCATATTCCCTGGGATATCCCCGAGAATGCTGCCAGCATCAGGGCATTGGCTGCACAGCATGACATTCGTTTTGATGCGGTGAACTCCAATACTTTCCAGGACCAGCCAGACCAGCAGTTCAGCTATAAATACGGATCCCTGCATCACACTGATAAAGGTGTGCGCAGACAGGCCGTGGAACACAATATAGAGGTGATCAGATACGGTGTGGAACTGGGCTCCAGTGCCCTTAGCCTGTGGCTGGCAGACGGCTCCTGTTTTCCCGGTCAGCTGAATTTCAGAGGCGCATTCAAACGGACACTGGACAGTCTGCAGGAGATTTATGCCGCCCTGCCTGATGCCTGGAAACTCTTTATCGAATACAAAGCGTTTGAACCTAATTTCTACTCTACCACGATTGGCGACTGGGGGCAGTCCCTGTTGTTCGCCAATAAACTCGGCCCCAAAGCATTTACTCTTGTTGACCTGGGGCACCACCTGCCAAATGCCAATATCGAGCAGATCGTCTCCTTATTGCTTATGGAAGGTAAACTGGCCGGATTCCATTTCAATGATTCAAAATACGGGGATGATGACTTAACGGTAGGCAGCATCAATCCTTATCAGCTTTTCCTGATCTTCAATGAACTGGTAGAAGGCATGGATGCCCGCGGCATGAACCATGCAACGGACCTCGGCTGGATGATAGACGCCTCGCATAATGTGAAAGACCCGCTGGAAGACCTGCTGCAATCTGTAGAAGCGATCATGATCGCTTATGCACAGGCACTACTGGTAGATACCAAAGCATTACAGGCCGCACAGTTGAATAATGATGCCGTAGCTGCACAGGAGATCCTGCAGGCAGCCTACCGTACGGATGTTCGTCCGTTGGTGGCACAGGCACGCTTACTATCAGGAGGTGTTTTACAACCAGTGGCGTTCTACCGTGAGCATAAGGTAAGAGAAGGACTGATAAAAGAGAGAGGGCTTAAAACCGTAGCCACAGGACTTTAA
- a CDS encoding (Fe-S)-binding protein, which yields MKVGLFIPCYIDQFYPQVGIATLSLLEKLGCEVVYPQGQTCCGQPMANSGFEHLTSGCNTLFVDHFQDFDYIVGPSGSCVLHIKDHLHVHGREDKATHIRQRIYELSEFLTDVLKVEHLQARFPHRVGIHQSCHGQRGLGISQMSELVAAPFSKPQQLLKMVEGLELVELKRTDECCGFGGTFCVFEEAVSVKMGKDRIADHVNNGAEYITGNDVSCLMHLEGILKRQQSNVKVLHIAEILNASIN from the coding sequence ATGAAAGTAGGACTATTCATACCATGTTACATTGATCAGTTTTATCCGCAGGTAGGTATCGCCACGCTATCACTACTGGAGAAACTGGGATGTGAGGTGGTATACCCGCAGGGTCAGACCTGCTGTGGTCAACCCATGGCCAATTCAGGATTTGAACACCTGACCTCCGGATGTAACACGCTCTTCGTAGATCATTTTCAGGATTTTGATTACATCGTAGGACCCTCCGGCAGTTGTGTATTGCATATCAAAGATCATCTGCATGTACATGGCCGCGAGGACAAGGCTACGCATATCCGTCAGCGTATTTATGAGCTGTCAGAGTTCCTGACCGATGTGCTCAAAGTGGAACACCTGCAGGCCAGATTTCCGCATAGGGTGGGTATTCACCAGAGCTGCCACGGTCAGCGCGGATTAGGTATTTCCCAGATGAGTGAACTGGTGGCCGCTCCGTTCTCCAAGCCGCAGCAGCTGCTGAAGATGGTAGAAGGACTGGAACTGGTAGAGCTGAAACGAACGGATGAATGTTGCGGTTTTGGCGGTACCTTCTGTGTCTTTGAAGAAGCAGTATCCGTGAAAATGGGTAAAGACCGTATTGCAGATCACGTTAATAATGGCGCAGAATATATCACCGGAAACGATGTCAGTTGCCTGATGCACCTGGAAGGGATCTTGAAACGGCAGCAGAGCAATGTGAAAGTATTGCACATCGCAGAAATATTAAACGCCAGCATAAACTAA
- a CDS encoding DUF4402 domain-containing protein, with product MKVIKRIYRLFCIGLLLTPAVLYGQEQPPRPISVYVNPAQGLIFGAFFQGVTGGTVTIFPDGSRSVTGSIVQANLGFPFSPAIFEVDANPGTLVSILNGPDVTLTGSNGGTLALHIGTSSTGSPFIATATTPARTIVRIGGTLTVGPPPANPAGNYSGVFSVTFIQE from the coding sequence ATGAAAGTAATCAAGCGTATATATCGTCTATTCTGTATCGGACTGCTACTGACCCCGGCCGTGTTATACGGTCAGGAACAGCCCCCCAGGCCGATATCAGTGTATGTTAATCCCGCACAGGGATTGATCTTCGGCGCATTCTTCCAGGGTGTTACCGGGGGAACGGTCACCATCTTTCCTGACGGATCCCGCTCCGTGACGGGTAGTATCGTACAGGCGAATCTCGGTTTTCCGTTCTCACCGGCCATATTTGAAGTAGATGCAAATCCCGGTACACTGGTCTCCATCCTGAACGGACCGGATGTTACGCTCACCGGCAGCAACGGTGGCACTTTAGCCTTACATATTGGAACGTCCAGTACAGGCTCCCCTTTTATAGCAACAGCAACCACCCCTGCACGCACGATTGTGCGCATCGGAGGTACACTTACCGTAGGGCCGCCACCGGCGAATCCGGCGGGCAATTACAGCGGCGTGTTTTCGGTCACATTTATACAGGAATAA
- a CDS encoding FGGY-family carbohydrate kinase — MRCIAVLDIGKTNKKIFLIDEHYRIVRESGTTFPETTDEDGDPCENITLLTAWVKESLCELVRLPEYTVVAINFSTYGASMVYLDEEGQVLAPLYNYLKPYPAGMQEQLCEGSGGLEQVCSDTASPALGSLNAGLQLYRIKQTRPALFEKIRYALHLPQYVSFLVTGQPLADITSIGCHTMLWDFARQRYHEWVVREGLADKFAAVFPGNRVLPASIAGKNYMAGVGLHDSSAALIPYLSSFSAPFALISTGTWCITLNPFNDSPLTPAELASDCLCYLTYENRPVKAARLFAGNEHEQQVKRLAEYYQTPVNYYQQVVFDPAIFAQLLVVSPQQETPVPGMGLLQASRFAERSMTDFASYEIAYHRLMMDIMEQQQFSASLVITGTPVKRIFVDGGFSRNTVYMHLLAAAFPHMEVYAASVAQATAVGAALAIHRHWNTQPLPADLVEMRHYSHGSIYI; from the coding sequence ATGCGTTGCATTGCCGTACTTGATATTGGTAAGACGAATAAGAAGATCTTCCTCATTGATGAACACTACCGCATCGTCAGGGAGAGTGGCACCACTTTCCCGGAAACAACCGATGAAGACGGCGATCCGTGTGAGAATATTACGCTGCTGACCGCCTGGGTAAAGGAAAGCCTCTGCGAGCTGGTGCGGCTCCCGGAATACACGGTCGTCGCCATTAATTTCAGTACTTACGGCGCCAGTATGGTCTATCTGGATGAAGAAGGACAGGTACTGGCGCCCCTTTATAACTACCTGAAGCCATATCCCGCAGGCATGCAGGAGCAGCTGTGCGAAGGTAGCGGCGGACTGGAACAGGTGTGTAGTGATACCGCCTCTCCGGCATTAGGCAGTCTGAACGCCGGATTACAGTTATATCGGATCAAACAGACCCGACCTGCCCTTTTTGAAAAGATACGCTATGCCCTGCATCTGCCGCAGTATGTCAGCTTCCTCGTAACAGGCCAGCCGCTGGCCGATATCACCAGTATCGGATGCCATACCATGTTGTGGGACTTTGCCAGGCAGCGGTACCATGAGTGGGTCGTGAGAGAAGGACTGGCAGATAAGTTTGCCGCAGTATTTCCTGGTAACCGCGTACTGCCGGCGTCCATTGCCGGAAAAAATTATATGGCAGGTGTCGGATTGCACGACAGTTCAGCAGCACTGATACCTTACCTGTCGAGCTTTTCAGCGCCCTTTGCGCTGATCTCCACCGGTACCTGGTGTATCACCCTTAACCCCTTCAATGATAGTCCTTTAACACCGGCCGAACTGGCGTCAGACTGCCTCTGTTACCTTACATATGAAAATCGACCGGTGAAGGCGGCAAGACTCTTCGCCGGCAATGAACATGAGCAGCAGGTCAAAAGGCTGGCAGAATATTATCAAACACCGGTAAATTACTACCAGCAAGTCGTATTTGACCCCGCTATATTTGCTCAATTGCTCGTGGTATCTCCGCAACAGGAAACGCCCGTACCTGGTATGGGACTGTTGCAGGCTTCCCGCTTTGCAGAAAGGTCAATGACGGACTTTGCCAGCTATGAGATCGCTTACCACCGTTTGATGATGGATATTATGGAACAGCAACAGTTTTCTGCATCGCTGGTGATAACAGGCACACCGGTAAAGCGGATCTTTGTAGACGGTGGCTTCAGCAGGAATACGGTATATATGCATCTGCTGGCGGCAGCTTTCCCTCACATGGAAGTGTACGCCGCCTCTGTAGCCCAGGCTACCGCAGTAGGCGCCGCTCTCGCTATACACCGGCACTGGAATACGCAACCGTTACCAGCCGATCTCGTAGAGATGAGACATTACAGCCACGGCTCGATTTATATTTGA
- the rhaM gene encoding L-rhamnose mutarotase, translating into MKIAFKMQLKPGCKEEYRKRHDTIWPELSVLLKDNGVSDYTIFLDEETNTLFGVQQQAGGRSSQDLGALPVVQRWWAYMADLMETNEDNSPVTKPLVQVFHMD; encoded by the coding sequence ATGAAGATCGCTTTTAAAATGCAGCTCAAACCAGGCTGCAAAGAAGAGTACCGTAAGCGCCACGATACCATATGGCCCGAACTGAGCGTATTGCTGAAAGACAATGGCGTCAGCGACTATACCATCTTCCTCGACGAAGAAACAAACACCCTGTTTGGCGTGCAGCAACAGGCAGGGGGACGGTCATCGCAGGATCTGGGTGCCTTGCCTGTTGTGCAACGCTGGTGGGCCTATATGGCCGACCTGATGGAGACCAATGAAGACAATTCACCGGTGACGAAACCGTTGGTACAGGTATTTCATATGGACTGA
- a CDS encoding fimbrial biogenesis chaperone, which translates to MRIIHLLKFIPLLLPFNTFAQGNLLITPMRVIFDGQKKIQELNLANTGQDTARYLISVIEIRMNNNGTFEKITEPDSGQLFASGFLRLFPRSVTLAPGEAQLVKVQLVKTGQLQPGEYRSHIYFRAVPDTRIQGEAPKLKDSTSISVTLTPVFGISIPVIIRTGTPDIKVNLTDVALDAPENAPASLKMVVRRSGNHSVYGDINVEYVSEKGKITNVANVRGLAVYTPTSFRQFHMELDKKPGIDYHNGKLRISYTPQSKDAAPEPIAQTELQLH; encoded by the coding sequence ATGCGCATCATCCATTTACTGAAATTCATTCCACTCTTACTCCCGTTTAACACATTCGCACAGGGCAATCTGCTGATCACACCTATGAGGGTCATCTTTGACGGGCAAAAGAAAATACAGGAACTTAATCTTGCCAATACCGGACAGGACACTGCCAGGTATCTGATCTCTGTTATCGAAATCCGCATGAACAACAATGGCACTTTTGAAAAGATCACGGAACCTGATTCGGGACAATTGTTCGCCAGTGGCTTTCTCCGTCTCTTTCCAAGAAGTGTAACACTCGCCCCTGGTGAGGCACAACTGGTGAAAGTGCAGCTGGTGAAAACCGGGCAACTGCAACCTGGCGAATACCGTTCGCACATTTATTTCAGAGCAGTACCAGATACAAGGATACAGGGTGAGGCCCCAAAACTGAAAGACTCGACCAGCATATCTGTCACCCTTACACCCGTATTTGGTATCAGTATACCTGTGATCATCAGGACCGGTACTCCTGATATAAAGGTGAACCTGACTGACGTCGCCCTGGATGCCCCTGAAAATGCACCCGCCTCGCTGAAGATGGTGGTACGCCGTTCGGGGAATCACTCTGTGTATGGGGACATCAATGTTGAGTATGTATCTGAAAAAGGTAAGATCACGAATGTGGCGAATGTGAGAGGACTGGCGGTTTACACCCCTACATCATTCAGACAATTTCACATGGAACTGGATAAAAAACCGGGTATCGACTACCATAATGGAAAACTACGGATCTCCTATACCCCACAATCAAAAGATGCTGCACCCGAACCGATAGCACAAACAGAATTACAGCTACACTGA
- a CDS encoding LutC/YkgG family protein, which produces MSREAILAAIKNNQPAYQELPDLSGFSHAGAGDPAAFKKVVESLGGQVFEIASFTEIQPLVAEHYTDLSKVVAIEDAYLPGAATGWQTGDGRQLEQVDLAIIPGQLGVAENGAIWVTEKEMEVRVLPFITQHLALVISKDAILPTMHDAYARIGGPENGFGAFIAGPSKTADIEQSLVLGAHGAKSLTVFIIG; this is translated from the coding sequence ATGTCACGCGAAGCGATACTCGCCGCTATAAAGAATAATCAGCCTGCATACCAGGAATTACCTGACCTGTCTGGCTTCAGCCATGCAGGCGCAGGAGATCCTGCCGCTTTTAAAAAAGTGGTGGAGTCCCTCGGCGGACAGGTATTCGAGATTGCTTCATTCACAGAAATACAACCGCTGGTAGCGGAACATTATACCGACCTGAGTAAGGTAGTGGCCATTGAGGATGCGTATCTTCCGGGTGCAGCTACCGGCTGGCAGACAGGCGACGGCCGTCAGCTGGAACAGGTGGACCTGGCTATCATTCCCGGGCAGCTGGGCGTCGCTGAGAACGGGGCTATCTGGGTGACGGAAAAGGAGATGGAAGTAAGAGTACTGCCATTCATTACCCAGCACCTGGCCCTGGTGATCAGCAAAGATGCGATCCTGCCTACAATGCACGATGCCTATGCGCGTATCGGAGGACCGGAGAACGGTTTCGGTGCATTCATTGCTGGTCCGTCAAAAACAGCCGACATTGAGCAGTCGCTGGTCCTCGGTGCGCATGGCGCAAAGAGCCTGACTGTCTTTATCATCGGATAA
- a CDS encoding GyrI-like domain-containing protein: MTNEPTIEHRDEQPYVAIRTRVKMSDIPAVLPPLVPQIIHWLDQHHVVQAGPVFFRYLLFDHEDHLLVDVGVPTQLPLQVHGRVVAGSFPAASYVTVTYKGDYRHLKDVHMGLESWMKEKGLREGTQHVEGAEYAARTEFYITDPDEVKDPQEWRTDVTILLAEK; this comes from the coding sequence ATGACCAACGAGCCTACCATTGAACATCGGGATGAACAACCTTACGTAGCTATCCGGACAAGAGTAAAAATGTCCGATATTCCGGCTGTACTACCTCCACTGGTGCCACAGATCATTCACTGGCTTGACCAGCATCACGTAGTACAGGCAGGTCCTGTGTTTTTCCGCTATCTCTTATTTGATCATGAAGATCATCTCCTGGTAGATGTAGGGGTGCCTACGCAGCTACCCCTACAGGTGCATGGCAGGGTTGTAGCCGGCTCGTTTCCGGCAGCCAGTTATGTGACAGTGACCTATAAGGGCGATTACCGTCACCTGAAAGATGTACACATGGGACTGGAATCCTGGATGAAGGAGAAGGGACTCCGGGAGGGTACTCAGCATGTAGAAGGTGCTGAGTACGCCGCGCGGACAGAATTCTATATTACAGATCCGGACGAGGTGAAAGATCCGCAGGAGTGGCGGACGGATGTGACGATCTTACTAGCGGAGAAGTGA
- a CDS encoding bifunctional aldolase/short-chain dehydrogenase produces the protein MSVSSLTNFKHVSYLWDEQKAAELAGDEVALLIYRSNLLGADLRLTNYGGGNTSCKVMAKDPLTGKQTEVMWVKGSGGDLGTLKRSGLAALYVDRLHSLENIYRGIAHEDEMVELFNHCIFDLSSKAPSIDTPLHGFLPFKHIDHLHPDAAIAIAAAKDGKRITQELFGGTIGWVPWQRPGFDLGLQLRQCLQDNPGIRGIMLGSHGLFTWGDTAYESYINTLEVIERCAAYLEDHYGKKGPIFGGARITSPAPEVRKKQAAALAPVLRGLCAAHTRMVGHFTDDPRVLEFINSKDLERLAPLGTSCPDHFLRTKISPLVLPLEPQASLDDAAAVKQQLEPLFAAYREMYTDYYNTCRHPNSPALRDPNPVVILYPGIGMFTFSKDKQTARVAAEFYTNAINVMKGAEAISEYTALPRQEAFDIEYWLLEEAKLQRMPKPKALSGRIALITGSAGGIGKAIAKKFADEGAVVVINDNDAGRLQSAKEEFAKQYGNDVFTTAILDVTKSADIQAAYDTASLAFGGVDMVVNCAGLSISKPLEAHTEKDWDLLYDVLVKGQFLVTQAGVEVMRKQDLGGDVINIVSKNALMSGPNNAGYGSAKAAQLHLSRLNAAELGKDGIRVNVVNPDAVIADSKIWEGDWAAGRAKAYGVSVEELPGYYAKRTLLNQVILPEDIANACFAVTGGLLGKSTGNVINVDGGVAAAFVR, from the coding sequence ATGTCGGTTTCTTCCTTAACAAACTTTAAACATGTAAGCTATCTCTGGGATGAGCAGAAAGCCGCTGAACTGGCGGGTGATGAAGTAGCATTGCTGATCTACCGTTCAAATTTGCTGGGAGCTGACCTACGGCTCACCAATTATGGTGGTGGCAATACTTCCTGCAAAGTGATGGCCAAAGATCCGCTTACTGGTAAACAAACGGAAGTCATGTGGGTAAAAGGTTCCGGGGGAGATCTCGGAACATTGAAACGTAGCGGACTGGCTGCGTTGTATGTAGACAGACTGCATAGCCTGGAGAATATCTACAGAGGTATTGCGCATGAAGATGAGATGGTGGAATTGTTCAATCACTGCATCTTCGATCTGAGCTCAAAAGCCCCTTCAATTGATACACCATTACACGGTTTCCTGCCGTTCAAACACATTGATCACCTGCATCCGGATGCAGCTATTGCAATTGCTGCCGCAAAGGATGGTAAACGTATCACGCAGGAACTGTTTGGAGGTACCATCGGTTGGGTACCCTGGCAGCGCCCTGGGTTTGATCTGGGTTTACAACTCAGACAATGTCTGCAGGATAATCCGGGTATCAGAGGTATTATGTTAGGCTCACATGGTTTGTTCACCTGGGGAGATACCGCATATGAAAGCTATATCAATACACTCGAGGTAATTGAGCGTTGTGCCGCTTACCTGGAAGATCATTATGGTAAAAAAGGGCCAATATTCGGTGGCGCCCGTATCACTTCTCCCGCGCCGGAAGTCCGTAAGAAACAGGCCGCTGCACTGGCGCCTGTGCTGCGCGGTCTGTGTGCTGCTCATACCCGCATGGTTGGTCATTTTACTGATGATCCGCGTGTGCTGGAATTTATTAATTCCAAAGATCTGGAAAGGCTGGCGCCATTAGGCACCAGTTGCCCTGACCACTTCCTGCGTACAAAGATCAGTCCATTGGTATTGCCGTTAGAGCCGCAGGCTTCACTGGACGATGCTGCAGCCGTTAAACAGCAACTGGAGCCATTATTTGCGGCTTACCGGGAGATGTATACCGACTATTACAACACCTGCCGGCATCCGAATAGTCCGGCGTTACGCGATCCTAATCCGGTAGTGATCCTCTATCCGGGTATTGGTATGTTCACCTTCTCAAAAGATAAACAAACGGCCAGGGTAGCGGCAGAGTTTTATACCAATGCGATCAATGTCATGAAAGGTGCGGAAGCGATCTCTGAATATACGGCATTGCCCAGACAGGAAGCGTTTGATATTGAGTACTGGTTGCTCGAAGAGGCGAAACTGCAACGTATGCCAAAGCCGAAAGCATTATCCGGCCGCATCGCCCTGATCACCGGTAGTGCGGGTGGTATTGGTAAAGCCATCGCTAAGAAATTTGCGGATGAAGGTGCAGTAGTCGTGATCAATGATAATGATGCCGGCCGTCTGCAATCTGCAAAAGAAGAATTTGCAAAACAATATGGTAATGATGTATTCACTACTGCCATTCTCGATGTGACAAAAAGCGCCGATATACAGGCTGCCTACGATACAGCCAGCCTGGCTTTCGGTGGCGTGGACATGGTGGTGAACTGTGCCGGTCTTTCGATATCGAAACCGTTGGAAGCGCATACGGAGAAAGACTGGGACCTGCTGTACGATGTGCTGGTAAAGGGCCAGTTCCTCGTGACACAGGCAGGCGTGGAAGTGATGCGTAAACAGGACCTGGGGGGAGATGTCATTAACATCGTCAGCAAAAATGCCCTGATGAGTGGTCCGAACAATGCGGGCTATGGTTCTGCGAAAGCAGCACAGTTACACCTGAGCCGCCTGAATGCAGCGGAACTGGGTAAAGACGGTATCCGGGTGAACGTTGTTAATCCGGATGCGGTAATTGCAGATAGCAAAATATGGGAAGGCGACTGGGCTGCCGGCCGTGCGAAAGCTTACGGTGTCTCTGTAGAAGAATTACCTGGCTACTATGCCAAACGTACCCTGCTGAACCAGGTGATATTACCGGAAGATATCGCCAATGCCTGTTTCGCGGTAACCGGAGGATTACTTGGTAAGTCTACCGGCAACGTGATCAATGTAGACGGTGGGGTTGCTGCCGCCTTCGTAAGATAA
- a CDS encoding DUF4402 domain-containing protein, which translates to MKRTRLLFVASFALACAATTTVRAQETASATVTATIVTPISITKDVDMNFGNVAVQSTTAGTVVLTPAGTRTRTGGVTLPTTAGTVTAASFTVAGTTGYTYTITLPTTPLTITSGANTMTVTAFTSDPSGTGTLTGGSQVLNVGATLNVSAGQPAGVYVSGTPFDVTVNYN; encoded by the coding sequence ATGAAAAGAACACGACTGCTTTTCGTTGCTTCGTTTGCATTAGCATGCGCAGCAACAACAACAGTGCGGGCACAGGAGACGGCATCGGCAACGGTGACGGCGACGATTGTCACGCCTATCAGTATCACGAAAGACGTTGATATGAACTTCGGCAATGTGGCCGTACAGTCTACAACGGCAGGTACAGTGGTACTGACCCCTGCCGGCACACGTACGCGTACAGGCGGCGTAACATTACCGACAACTGCAGGAACAGTAACGGCCGCTTCATTTACGGTAGCTGGTACAACCGGTTATACGTACACGATCACACTGCCTACTACTCCGCTGACGATCACCAGTGGTGCCAATACCATGACCGTTACTGCGTTTACCAGTGATCCTTCAGGTACTGGCACACTGACAGGTGGTTCTCAGGTATTGAATGTAGGAGCTACCCTTAATGTAAGTGCCGGCCAGCCTGCCGGTGTGTATGTTTCAGGTACGCCTTTCGACGTTACTGTGAACTACAACTAA